One window from the genome of Burkholderiales bacterium encodes:
- a CDS encoding DUF2306 domain-containing protein: MGRAGAATLSASNASASLQAARAGRWPGRVMWGIAAILAVAFAAHAAQRYLVFTESSYRGFWPNRYWLLLHFSAGSLALLCGLLQFLAALRQRFPDAHRVTGRVYLCAVALGAISAFYLSFHSVIGWTFGVATFFLGCAWVATTSMAFIAIRNQQIEAHREWMIRSYVLTFAFVTFRLLLVSPLFADTGTRLERFTAFLWMSWTLPLLAAEVLLQWRRCTGSRRRPG; the protein is encoded by the coding sequence ATGGGAAGAGCAGGCGCCGCGACCCTTTCCGCCTCGAACGCGTCCGCTTCGCTGCAGGCCGCTCGTGCGGGGCGATGGCCGGGCCGGGTGATGTGGGGCATCGCCGCGATCCTCGCGGTCGCGTTCGCCGCGCATGCGGCACAGCGTTATCTGGTATTCACCGAGAGTTCGTACCGTGGGTTCTGGCCGAACCGCTATTGGCTGCTGCTGCACTTCAGCGCGGGGTCGCTGGCATTGCTGTGCGGGCTGCTGCAGTTCTTGGCGGCCCTGCGCCAGCGCTTCCCGGACGCGCACCGCGTGACCGGCCGCGTGTACCTGTGTGCCGTCGCACTCGGGGCGATCAGTGCCTTCTACCTGTCGTTCCACTCGGTGATAGGTTGGACATTCGGCGTGGCGACCTTTTTCCTCGGATGCGCTTGGGTAGCCACGACGAGCATGGCCTTTATCGCCATTCGTAACCAGCAGATCGAAGCGCATCGCGAATGGATGATCCGCAGCTACGTCCTGACTTTCGCGTTCGTGACGTTTCGCCTGCTGCTGGTCAGTCCGCTGTTCGCCGATACCGGCACCCGGCTCGAACGCTTCACGGCTTTTCTCTGGATGAGCTGGACTCTCCCATTGCTGGCTGCCGAAGTCCTGCTGCAGTGGCGCCGCTGTACCGGTTCGAGGCGCCGTCCGGGTTGA
- a CDS encoding ATP-binding protein, with translation MTDSMRIADRLEAARRSRFVGRELELALFRAALLGEHAPFAVLHIHGPGGVGKSTLLREYRRLATQAGRLPVLLDARDVDPSPGGLLLALSQALRLDCVDPAAVAARWPSGAVLLIDTYERLAPLDAWLRMHWLPLLPARTLVVFAGRNEPDPGWRTDPEWSALTRVVALGNFSAQESLAYLALRQIPPEQRLRALEFTHGHPLALSLFADAAARGDPRQVHPGNEPEVVRVLLDRFVGEVPSHRHWCALYVCVTVWATTEALLAACLRDTDAGVLFEWLGQLSFIEHGVHGLFPHDLAREVIYAELRRRNPDLCETLKQRVLDYLHSRLERARGLQQQRAWFDMLHVQRHNPAIRPYFDWASFGDAYAEPASPADHAEIVAMVERHEGLQSAAIARHWLARQPKAFLAIRRMHGDLLGFCALVRLDMASPEDVATDPAAAQALEFVRRTAPLRAGEEILHGRYWMSRDGYQEVSQVFNLTAVASMICWIRRPKLAWWFHAMAHPGRFEPMFEKIRIRRAPAADFEVGARRYAVFAHDWRSEPAALWLRSGAERVSEKPACAPYAVLTEEAFTAAVRAALRDYSRPASLCHNPLLHTRLVAGHEGTEQPVERLRTLLQEAAQTLATNPKDHKLYLALLQTYLEPAATQEQAAELLDLPFNTYRYRLARATDRVAAWLWQQELAAVPHG, from the coding sequence GTGACCGACTCCATGCGCATCGCCGACCGGCTCGAGGCTGCGCGCCGCAGCCGTTTCGTCGGACGCGAATTGGAACTGGCGCTGTTTCGTGCTGCGCTGCTCGGGGAGCACGCGCCGTTCGCCGTGCTGCACATCCACGGGCCGGGAGGCGTGGGCAAGTCCACGTTGCTGCGCGAGTACCGCCGGCTGGCTACGCAGGCGGGCCGCTTGCCAGTTCTCCTGGACGCGCGCGACGTCGATCCCTCGCCGGGCGGTTTGCTCCTGGCGCTCAGCCAGGCGCTCCGACTGGATTGCGTCGACCCCGCCGCAGTCGCGGCACGCTGGCCGAGCGGCGCTGTACTGCTGATCGACACCTACGAGCGGCTGGCTCCGCTGGACGCATGGCTGCGCATGCATTGGCTTCCGCTTCTGCCTGCGCGCACGCTCGTCGTGTTTGCCGGCAGAAACGAACCGGATCCCGGCTGGCGCACCGATCCGGAGTGGTCCGCGCTCACGCGTGTTGTGGCGTTGGGCAACTTCTCCGCGCAAGAGAGCCTGGCCTATCTCGCGCTGCGCCAGATCCCTCCGGAGCAGAGACTTCGGGCGCTTGAGTTCACGCATGGACACCCGCTGGCATTGTCGTTGTTTGCGGATGCGGCGGCACGCGGCGACCCAAGGCAGGTCCACCCCGGCAACGAGCCTGAAGTCGTGCGCGTCCTGCTCGACCGGTTCGTTGGGGAAGTTCCGAGTCACCGACATTGGTGTGCGCTGTATGTGTGCGTGACCGTGTGGGCGACCACTGAGGCGCTGCTGGCCGCCTGTCTGCGGGACACGGACGCGGGCGTGCTGTTCGAGTGGCTCGGCCAGCTGTCCTTCATCGAGCACGGTGTGCACGGGCTGTTTCCGCACGATCTCGCACGCGAGGTGATCTACGCCGAGCTGCGCCGTCGCAATCCGGACCTCTGCGAGACCCTCAAGCAGCGCGTTCTCGACTATCTCCATTCGCGGCTGGAGCGCGCTCGCGGGCTGCAACAGCAGCGCGCGTGGTTCGACATGCTGCACGTCCAGCGCCACAACCCGGCGATCCGCCCATATTTCGACTGGGCATCGTTCGGGGACGCTTACGCCGAGCCCGCATCCCCGGCCGACCATGCCGAGATCGTCGCGATGGTCGAGAGGCACGAAGGTTTGCAATCGGCGGCCATCGCCCGCCACTGGCTGGCACGGCAGCCCAAGGCGTTCCTTGCCATTCGCCGGATGCACGGCGACTTGCTGGGATTCTGCGCGCTGGTGCGCCTCGACATGGCCAGCCCCGAGGACGTGGCTACCGATCCGGCCGCGGCCCAAGCCCTCGAGTTCGTACGACGGACCGCTCCACTGCGGGCCGGCGAAGAGATCCTGCACGGGCGCTACTGGATGAGCCGTGATGGCTACCAGGAGGTCTCGCAGGTGTTCAACTTGACGGCGGTCGCATCGATGATTTGCTGGATCCGGCGCCCGAAGCTCGCCTGGTGGTTTCATGCGATGGCTCACCCCGGGCGCTTCGAGCCGATGTTCGAGAAGATCCGCATACGCCGCGCCCCGGCCGCGGACTTCGAGGTCGGCGCACGGCGCTATGCGGTGTTTGCGCACGACTGGCGCAGCGAACCCGCCGCACTCTGGCTGCGGTCGGGGGCCGAGCGCGTCAGCGAGAAGCCCGCGTGCGCGCCGTATGCCGTGCTGACCGAGGAAGCGTTTACGGCAGCGGTACGCGCGGCTCTGCGCGACTACTCGCGGCCGGCGAGCCTGTGTCACAACCCGCTGTTGCACACCCGCCTGGTGGCGGGCCATGAGGGCACCGAACAGCCGGTCGAGCGGCTGCGCACACTATTGCAGGAGGCGGCGCAAACGCTCGCAACCAACCCCAAGGACCACAAGCTCTATCTCGCCCTTCTGCAGACCTATCTGGAACCGGCCGCCACCCAGGAGCAGGCTGCGGAGCTGCTCGATCTTCCCTTCAACACCTACCGCTATCGGCTGGCGCGGGCGACCGACCGGGTGGCTGCCTGGCTCTGGCAGCAGGAACTGGCCGCCGTCCCGCACGGGTAG
- a CDS encoding D-amino acid dehydrogenase, with amino-acid sequence MKVLILGAGVVGVTSAWYLAKAGHEVTVIERQPAPGMETSFANGGQISVSHAEPWANPGAPAKILKWLGREDAPLLFRLRADWRQWSWGLRFLFECLPSRTRRNTLTILRLALYSRMQLQALRRETGIVYDQLQKGILHLHTDEAEFAAARSRVALMQSHGVALSVKTAGEVLALEPALRESTVKVVGGTYAPEDESGDAHLFAQRLAVLAQGKGATLRHNAQILGLHVEGDRIGAVEVREGGRSERLRADAYLVALGSYSPLLTARIGVHLPVYPVKGYSVTVPIGPNDAAPSLCLTDENAKIAISRLGHRLRAAGTAELTGYDTSITAARCEAIVERLRLLFPRGGDYACAARWAGLRPATPGNVPLIGRTRFANLYLNTGHGTLGWTLACGSGAAIADLISGRRPEVDFPFCRTARNPVA; translated from the coding sequence ATGAAAGTGCTGATCCTTGGCGCGGGGGTGGTGGGGGTGACCAGCGCCTGGTACCTGGCCAAGGCCGGCCACGAAGTGACCGTGATCGAGCGCCAGCCCGCGCCGGGTATGGAGACGAGCTTTGCCAACGGCGGCCAGATCTCGGTGTCGCACGCCGAGCCATGGGCCAATCCCGGCGCGCCGGCCAAGATCCTGAAGTGGCTAGGGCGCGAAGACGCGCCGCTGCTGTTCAGGCTGCGCGCGGACTGGCGCCAGTGGTCCTGGGGGTTGCGCTTCCTGTTCGAATGCCTGCCTTCGCGCACCCGGCGCAACACGCTGACCATTCTGCGCCTTGCTCTGTACAGCCGGATGCAGTTGCAGGCGCTGCGGCGCGAGACCGGAATCGTCTACGACCAGCTGCAGAAAGGCATCCTCCACTTGCACACCGACGAGGCGGAGTTTGCGGCGGCTCGCTCGCGTGTTGCGCTGATGCAAAGTCACGGGGTCGCGCTGTCGGTAAAGACCGCGGGCGAGGTTCTCGCGCTGGAGCCGGCGTTGCGCGAGTCCACAGTCAAGGTCGTCGGCGGTACCTATGCGCCGGAGGACGAGTCGGGCGACGCCCATTTGTTCGCGCAACGGCTGGCTGTGCTGGCGCAGGGCAAAGGTGCGACGCTGCGCCACAACGCGCAGATTCTCGGTCTTCACGTCGAGGGCGATCGCATCGGTGCGGTGGAAGTGCGCGAGGGCGGGCGGAGCGAACGGCTGCGCGCCGATGCTTATCTGGTCGCTCTGGGCAGCTATAGTCCGCTGCTCACCGCCCGGATCGGCGTGCATTTGCCGGTGTACCCCGTGAAGGGTTACTCGGTGACCGTGCCGATCGGCCCGAACGACGCAGCCCCCAGCCTGTGCCTGACCGACGAGAACGCGAAGATCGCGATTTCCAGACTCGGTCATCGGTTGCGGGCGGCGGGCACGGCCGAGCTGACCGGTTACGACACGTCGATCACCGCCGCACGCTGCGAGGCGATCGTCGAGCGTTTGCGGCTGCTGTTTCCGCGCGGCGGCGACTACGCCTGCGCTGCCCGTTGGGCCGGATTGCGGCCGGCCACGCCCGGAAACGTGCCGCTGATCGGGCGCACCCGCTTCGCCAACCTGTACCTGAACACGGGACACGGCACGCTGGGCTGGACGCTGGCCTGCGGGTCGGGTGCCGCGATCGCCGACCTGATCTCCGGGCGCCGACCCGAGGTCGATTTTCCCTTCTGCCGGACCGCACGAAACCCAGTCGCTTGA
- a CDS encoding long-chain fatty acid--CoA ligase produces the protein MQTRHFAFWPKNVAREVSLPPVSVYRNLEAAAARFPEKTAVVFYGSTLSYERLKRETEALAGFLRQRCAVRRGDRVLLFMQNSPQFIVAFYAILRADAMVVPINPMNLTDELCHYLADSDARVAIAGQELYPQLQPLLGRGLDHAVLAAYSEYLDAPSGLKVPDAVAAPRQMIREERVTLWSEALALSADPGPHEAGPDDLCVMPYTSGTTGRPKGCVHTHRTVMSTIVAGAAWVDMGPQSVVLATLPMFHVTGMQCSMNQPLYCGATVVVMTRWDRDTAAELIQRYKVDGWTNISTMAIDFLANPDLSRYDLSSLKHIGGGGAAMPEAVASRLEALTGLSYIEGYGLSETIAPTHINPPGRPKKQCLGIPICATDSRVIDPDALRELGPNQVGEIVSRGPQIFLGYWKNPAATEAAFIELEGQRFFRTGDLGYYDEEGYFFIVDRLKRMINASGYKVWPAEVEAVLYGHPDIQEACVIGVHDSHRGETVKAVVVLKESSRGKVRPEDIIAWSREKMAAYKVPRLVEFVASLPKSATGKIQWRVLQDAENRRAQDAPV, from the coding sequence ATGCAGACACGCCACTTCGCGTTCTGGCCGAAGAACGTGGCGCGGGAGGTTTCGTTGCCGCCCGTAAGCGTTTATCGAAACCTCGAGGCGGCCGCTGCGCGCTTCCCCGAGAAAACCGCCGTCGTCTTCTACGGCTCGACGCTCAGCTACGAGCGCCTGAAGCGCGAAACCGAGGCGCTGGCGGGATTCCTGCGGCAGCGCTGCGCAGTGCGCAGGGGCGACCGCGTGCTGCTGTTCATGCAGAACAGCCCTCAGTTCATCGTCGCGTTCTACGCGATCCTGCGCGCCGACGCGATGGTGGTACCGATCAACCCGATGAACCTGACCGACGAGCTGTGCCATTACCTCGCTGACAGCGATGCGCGCGTGGCGATCGCCGGACAGGAACTCTACCCGCAGTTGCAGCCGCTGCTCGGTCGGGGCCTGGACCATGCGGTTCTGGCGGCCTATTCGGAATACCTGGACGCCCCGAGCGGCCTCAAGGTCCCGGACGCGGTGGCGGCGCCGCGGCAGATGATCCGGGAGGAGCGCGTCACGCTGTGGAGCGAAGCGCTTGCCCTGTCTGCCGACCCCGGTCCGCACGAGGCCGGCCCGGACGACCTGTGCGTCATGCCCTACACCTCCGGTACCACGGGAAGGCCGAAGGGCTGCGTGCACACGCATCGCACCGTAATGAGCACCATCGTCGCCGGCGCGGCGTGGGTCGACATGGGACCGCAATCGGTGGTGCTGGCTACACTGCCGATGTTCCACGTCACGGGCATGCAATGCAGCATGAATCAGCCGCTGTACTGCGGCGCCACCGTCGTGGTGATGACGCGCTGGGACCGCGATACCGCGGCTGAGCTGATCCAGCGCTACAAGGTGGACGGCTGGACCAACATCTCGACCATGGCGATCGATTTCCTGGCAAACCCCGACCTCTCCCGCTACGACCTGTCCAGCCTGAAGCACATCGGCGGCGGCGGCGCTGCGATGCCGGAGGCGGTCGCCTCGCGCCTGGAGGCGCTCACCGGACTTTCCTACATCGAAGGCTACGGTTTATCGGAGACGATCGCCCCCACGCACATCAACCCGCCCGGGCGCCCGAAGAAGCAGTGCCTGGGAATCCCGATCTGCGCCACCGATTCGCGCGTGATCGATCCGGACGCTCTGCGGGAGCTGGGGCCGAACCAGGTCGGGGAGATCGTCTCACGCGGTCCGCAGATCTTCCTCGGCTACTGGAAGAATCCGGCCGCGACCGAAGCGGCCTTCATCGAACTCGAAGGCCAGCGCTTCTTTCGCACCGGTGATCTCGGTTACTACGACGAGGAAGGGTATTTCTTCATCGTCGACCGGTTGAAGCGCATGATCAACGCTTCGGGCTACAAGGTCTGGCCGGCAGAGGTGGAAGCCGTGCTCTACGGTCATCCCGACATCCAGGAAGCCTGCGTCATCGGCGTGCACGACTCGCACCGGGGGGAGACGGTCAAGGCGGTGGTCGTGCTCAAGGAATCGAGCCGCGGCAAGGTGCGTCCGGAAGATATCATCGCCTGGTCGCGGGAGAAAATGGCGGCCTACAAAGTGCCGCGCCTGGTCGAGTTCGTCGCGAGCCTCCCCAAATCGGCGACCGGCAAGATCCAGTGGCGCGTGCTGCAGGACGCGGAGAACCGGCGCGCTCAGGACGCGCCCGTATGA
- the hisD gene encoding histidinol dehydrogenase: MAIWLKKGISAEEDAANIAQVRKTVEEILADIEKRGDAAVRELSQKFDHWNPPDFRLSKAQIEDLVRSLPGRVIDDIKFAQEQIRRFARIQRDALREVEVETLPGVVLGHKNIPVGSVGCYVPGGKYPLVASAHMSIVTARVAGVKRIIACAPPYQGKPHAAIVAAMHLAGADEIYTLGGVQAIGAMALGTSSIKAVDMIAGPGNAYVAEAKRQLSGRVGIDLFAGPTETLIIADDTVDAEMCATDLLGQAEHGPNSPAILLSTSRRLAEETMKEIERQLQTLPTAEIAGKAWRDYGQVILCKDDAEMVREADRIASEHVQVMTRDPDYFLKHMTNYGALFLGPETNVSYGDKVIGTNHTLPTRKAARYTGGLWVGKFIKTCTYQRVRPEATAMIGEYCSRLCAIEGFAGHKAQADLRVRRYGKRRAA; encoded by the coding sequence ATGGCTATCTGGCTCAAGAAAGGCATTTCCGCCGAGGAAGATGCCGCCAACATCGCTCAGGTGCGCAAGACCGTAGAGGAGATTCTTGCCGACATCGAGAAGCGCGGAGACGCGGCAGTACGCGAGCTGTCCCAGAAGTTCGACCACTGGAATCCGCCGGACTTCCGGCTCTCGAAGGCGCAGATCGAGGACCTGGTGCGCAGTCTGCCCGGGCGGGTGATCGACGACATCAAGTTCGCCCAGGAACAGATCCGCCGCTTCGCCCGGATCCAGCGCGATGCGCTGCGCGAAGTCGAGGTCGAGACACTGCCGGGCGTGGTGCTCGGGCACAAGAACATCCCGGTCGGCAGCGTGGGCTGCTACGTGCCGGGAGGCAAATACCCGCTGGTGGCTTCCGCGCACATGAGCATCGTGACCGCGCGTGTGGCGGGCGTGAAGCGCATCATCGCCTGTGCCCCGCCCTATCAGGGCAAGCCGCACGCGGCGATCGTGGCCGCGATGCACCTTGCGGGTGCGGACGAGATCTACACCCTGGGCGGCGTCCAGGCGATCGGTGCCATGGCGCTGGGCACAAGCTCGATCAAAGCGGTCGACATGATCGCGGGGCCCGGCAACGCCTATGTCGCCGAGGCCAAGCGCCAGCTTTCAGGCCGGGTCGGAATCGACCTGTTCGCCGGACCGACCGAAACGCTGATCATCGCCGACGACACGGTGGACGCCGAGATGTGCGCCACCGACCTGCTCGGCCAGGCCGAACACGGGCCGAATTCCCCAGCCATCCTGCTGAGCACTTCGCGCCGCCTGGCCGAGGAAACGATGAAGGAAATCGAGCGGCAGTTGCAGACTCTGCCGACTGCGGAGATTGCCGGCAAGGCCTGGCGCGACTATGGCCAGGTGATCCTGTGCAAGGACGACGCCGAAATGGTGCGGGAGGCCGACCGCATCGCTTCCGAGCACGTGCAGGTCATGACGCGCGATCCGGACTATTTCCTGAAGCACATGACCAACTACGGGGCGCTTTTCCTGGGGCCGGAAACCAACGTGTCCTACGGCGACAAGGTGATCGGCACCAACCACACGCTGCCCACGCGCAAGGCGGCGCGCTATACGGGCGGGTTGTGGGTCGGAAAATTCATCAAGACCTGCACCTACCAGCGCGTCAGGCCGGAAGCCACGGCGATGATCGGCGAGTACTGCTCGCGGCTGTGCGCAATCGAGGGCTTCGCAGGCCACAAGGCGCAGGCCGATCTGCGCGTGCGCCGCTATGGCAAGCGGCGGGCGGCGTAG
- a CDS encoding long-chain fatty acid--CoA ligase: protein MSQARHFKFWPKNLSRHLSIPATSLFYNLEVAARRYPAKDAIVFYGTRLPYSRLLREVELMAGFLQHRCGVRKGDRVLIDMQNSPQFVIAWYAILRADAVVVPVSPMNVTDELVHYFDDSGAVTALFGQELYDRMQPLLGRQLKHAIVASYSDYLADAADPQPPEFLRAERRLLTDPGVVSWSDALAADYSPLASEASSADLAAILYTSGTTGKPKGCMHTHSTIMATTVGAALWEMMSQDSVALATAPMFHVTGLQHSVNAPIYAGATIVILPRWSPEAAALLIERYGCTHWANVPTMVVDLLAHPATEQRDLSSLQVIFGGGSSMPEAVAQQLYERCAIRYMEAYGMTETISQTHINPITDLRKQCLGIPTFDTIARVIDPDTLRTLGPNVLGEIVVHGPQVMKGYWNRPDADAQTFIEIDGLRFLRTGDLGRYDKDGFYYIADRLKRMINASGYKVWPAEVEAALYKHPDIKEVAVISAPDARRGETVKAVVVLRDEARGKLTAEALIAWARGHMAAYKVPRLVEFVDALPRSGTGKIQWRALQEAEWSRVGSS, encoded by the coding sequence ATGAGCCAGGCGCGTCACTTCAAGTTCTGGCCGAAGAATCTCTCGCGCCACCTTTCGATTCCCGCCACTTCGCTTTTCTACAACCTCGAAGTGGCGGCCCGACGCTACCCTGCCAAGGACGCAATCGTGTTCTACGGCACCCGCCTGCCCTATTCCAGGCTCCTGCGCGAAGTGGAGCTGATGGCCGGCTTCCTGCAGCATCGGTGCGGCGTGCGCAAGGGCGATCGCGTGCTGATCGACATGCAGAACAGCCCGCAGTTCGTCATCGCCTGGTACGCCATCCTGCGCGCCGACGCGGTCGTGGTGCCGGTCAGCCCGATGAACGTCACCGATGAACTCGTACACTACTTCGACGACAGCGGCGCGGTCACTGCGCTGTTCGGACAGGAACTCTATGACCGGATGCAGCCGCTGCTCGGCCGGCAACTCAAGCACGCGATCGTGGCGAGCTATTCGGACTATCTGGCGGATGCTGCCGACCCGCAGCCGCCGGAGTTCCTGCGCGCCGAGCGCAGGCTGCTCACCGATCCGGGGGTCGTATCGTGGAGCGATGCCCTGGCTGCGGATTACAGCCCCCTGGCGTCCGAGGCATCGAGCGCCGACCTCGCCGCCATCCTCTACACCTCGGGCACGACCGGAAAACCCAAGGGCTGCATGCACACGCATTCCACGATCATGGCCACGACCGTCGGCGCGGCGCTCTGGGAAATGATGTCCCAGGACTCGGTGGCGCTCGCCACCGCGCCGATGTTCCACGTCACGGGACTGCAGCACAGCGTCAATGCTCCGATCTACGCCGGCGCAACGATCGTCATCCTCCCGCGCTGGAGCCCGGAGGCGGCCGCGCTGCTAATCGAGCGCTACGGTTGCACGCACTGGGCCAACGTGCCCACCATGGTGGTGGACCTGCTGGCGCATCCGGCCACGGAGCAACGCGACTTGTCGTCGCTGCAGGTGATCTTCGGAGGTGGCAGCTCGATGCCGGAAGCCGTCGCCCAGCAGCTCTACGAGCGCTGCGCAATCCGCTACATGGAAGCCTATGGAATGACCGAGACGATCTCGCAGACCCACATCAATCCGATCACGGACCTGCGCAAGCAATGCCTGGGCATTCCGACTTTCGACACGATCGCGCGCGTCATCGATCCGGACACCCTGCGCACGCTCGGGCCGAACGTCCTCGGCGAGATCGTCGTTCACGGTCCGCAGGTCATGAAGGGCTACTGGAATCGCCCGGACGCCGACGCGCAGACGTTCATCGAGATCGACGGCCTGCGTTTCCTGCGTACCGGCGATCTGGGACGCTACGACAAGGATGGCTTCTACTATATTGCGGATCGCCTCAAGCGCATGATCAACGCCTCGGGCTACAAGGTCTGGCCGGCGGAGGTCGAGGCCGCTTTGTACAAACACCCCGACATCAAGGAAGTGGCCGTCATTTCGGCGCCCGATGCGCGCCGCGGCGAGACGGTCAAGGCGGTGGTGGTGCTCAGGGACGAGGCCAGAGGAAAGCTCACCGCGGAAGCGCTGATCGCGTGGGCGCGTGGACACATGGCGGCCTACAAAGTACCGCGGCTGGTGGAATTCGTCGACGCGCTCCCGCGTTCCGGGACCGGAAAGATACAGTGGCGCGCACTGCAGGAAGCGGAGTGGTCCAGGGTCGGGTCTTCCTGA
- a CDS encoding SDR family oxidoreductase, translated as MQGQVCVVIGGSGAIGSAICRHFAHAGARCIPTYNNNEQAARDLVGSLPGGGHWTKYVPVDVSTAIKSFAREVEEREGRLDVLVNCAGITRFVPHADLDALDDELIDDIFRVNWRGAFAAVRAFRDLLRAGEGGLIINVSSIAGVTAMGSNVAYCASKAALDSMTKSLARALAPEIRVVSLSPGLVDTEFVKGLDKKWRDEQAARTPLKRLARAEEVGAAALAVATHLKYSTGCIIPVDGGRPLA; from the coding sequence ATGCAGGGGCAGGTCTGCGTAGTCATCGGCGGCTCGGGTGCGATCGGTTCGGCGATCTGCCGCCATTTCGCCCACGCCGGTGCGAGGTGCATCCCCACCTACAACAACAACGAGCAGGCGGCCCGCGATCTGGTCGGTTCGCTGCCCGGCGGCGGGCACTGGACGAAGTACGTGCCGGTCGACGTCTCCACAGCGATCAAGAGCTTCGCCAGGGAGGTCGAAGAGCGCGAAGGCAGGCTGGACGTGCTCGTCAACTGCGCCGGGATCACGCGTTTCGTGCCTCACGCCGACCTGGACGCGCTGGATGACGAACTGATCGACGATATCTTTCGCGTCAACTGGCGCGGAGCCTTCGCGGCGGTTCGCGCCTTCCGCGACCTGCTCAGGGCGGGCGAAGGCGGACTCATCATCAACGTCTCCTCCATCGCCGGCGTGACCGCCATGGGAAGCAACGTCGCCTACTGCGCCTCCAAGGCGGCGCTCGATTCGATGACCAAGTCGCTGGCGCGAGCCCTGGCGCCCGAAATCCGCGTGGTCTCGCTCTCGCCGGGTCTGGTCGACACCGAGTTCGTGAAGGGACTGGACAAGAAGTGGCGCGACGAACAGGCCGCGCGAACGCCGCTCAAGCGGCTGGCGCGCGCCGAGGAGGTGGGCGCCGCGGCGCTGGCGGTGGCCACGCATCTGAAGTATTCGACGGGATGCATCATCCCGGTGGACGGCGGGCGCCCGCTTGCCTGA
- a CDS encoding SDR family oxidoreductase, which translates to MDGRFLEGKTAVVTGASRGLGRAIALALGGAGARLALVGRDRAKLTETQALAKALGAPSEIYQVDVRNETEVNRLSAQVHNHFGNAHILVNNAGTAVRKNVADFSMEEWRTVIDTNLTGAFLMSRAFIGHMRAHRWGRIINLTSIMAHVGSPGRGAYCASKSALLALTRCMALELVADGINVVAISPGFYATDLTAPLRADAQKNAALMAATPMARWGDPKEIGQLALFICSEAAAFMTGNDVLMDGGWCAQ; encoded by the coding sequence ATGGACGGAAGATTTCTGGAGGGCAAGACCGCCGTGGTCACTGGCGCAAGCCGCGGGCTGGGCCGGGCGATCGCGCTGGCCCTCGGTGGGGCCGGTGCCCGGCTGGCGCTGGTCGGGCGCGACCGGGCCAAGCTGACGGAGACCCAAGCGCTGGCCAAGGCGCTCGGTGCGCCGAGCGAAATCTATCAGGTCGACGTGAGGAACGAAACCGAGGTCAACAGGCTCTCCGCCCAGGTGCACAACCACTTCGGCAACGCCCATATCCTGGTCAACAACGCCGGTACCGCGGTGCGCAAGAACGTGGCGGACTTTTCTATGGAAGAGTGGCGCACCGTCATCGACACCAATCTGACCGGTGCCTTCCTGATGTCGCGCGCGTTCATTGGGCACATGAGGGCGCATCGATGGGGCCGGATCATCAACCTCACTTCGATCATGGCCCATGTCGGCAGTCCTGGCCGAGGCGCCTATTGCGCGTCCAAATCCGCCCTGCTGGCGCTCACGCGCTGCATGGCGCTCGAACTGGTGGCCGACGGCATCAACGTGGTGGCCATCAGCCCCGGTTTCTACGCCACCGATCTGACCGCGCCGCTGCGGGCCGATGCGCAGAAGAACGCGGCGCTGATGGCGGCAACCCCGATGGCGCGCTGGGGCGACCCGAAGGAGATCGGCCAGCTCGCGCTGTTCATCTGCTCGGAGGCTGCCGCCTTCATGACCGGCAACGACGTGCTCATGGACGGAGGTTGGTGCGCCCAATGA